From a single Aestuariibius sp. HNIBRBA575 genomic region:
- the leuC gene encoding 3-isopropylmalate dehydratase large subunit — MTAPKTLYDKIWDAHVAHEAEDGTCLLYIDRHLVHEVTSPQAFEGLRMAGRGVHAPDKTIAVPDHNVPTTLDRAKGIDNEESRIQVEALDKNAKEFGIHYYPVSDVRQGIVHIVGPEQGWTLPGMTVVCGDSHTATHGAFGALAHGIGTSEVEHVLATQTLIQRKGKNMKVEITGKLNPGVTAKDITLAVIGETGTGGGTGYVIEYCGEAIRDLSMEGRMTVCNMAIEGGARAGMIAPDQTTFDYVKGRPHAPKGAQWEAALNWWKTLYTDEGAHFDKVVTLKGEDIQPVVTWGTSPEDVLPITATVPHPSDFEGGKVDAAARSIEYMGLTPGQKLTDIEIDTVFIGSCTNGRIEDLRAVADVVKGKKIKDGMRAMIVPGSGLVRAQAEEEGLADIFQEAGFEWRLAGCSMCLAMNPDQLSEGERCAATSNRNFEGRQGYKGRTHLVSPAMAAAAALTGKLTDIRELM; from the coding sequence ATGACCGCCCCGAAGACACTTTATGATAAAATCTGGGATGCCCATGTTGCCCACGAGGCAGAAGACGGCACCTGTTTGCTCTATATCGACCGCCATCTGGTCCACGAAGTGACCAGCCCGCAAGCCTTTGAAGGGTTGCGTATGGCAGGTCGCGGCGTGCATGCGCCCGACAAGACCATTGCTGTGCCGGATCACAATGTGCCGACCACGCTGGACCGCGCCAAAGGCATCGACAACGAAGAATCCCGCATTCAGGTCGAAGCCTTGGACAAAAACGCCAAGGAATTTGGCATCCATTACTATCCCGTGTCCGACGTGCGGCAGGGCATCGTGCATATCGTTGGCCCCGAACAGGGCTGGACATTGCCCGGTATGACCGTTGTGTGCGGCGACAGCCACACCGCGACCCACGGGGCCTTTGGTGCTTTGGCACACGGCATCGGCACATCCGAGGTCGAACATGTGTTGGCCACCCAGACGCTGATCCAGCGCAAGGGCAAAAACATGAAGGTCGAAATCACCGGCAAGCTGAACCCGGGCGTCACCGCCAAGGACATCACGCTGGCTGTGATCGGCGAAACCGGCACCGGTGGCGGCACAGGCTATGTGATCGAATATTGCGGTGAAGCCATTCGCGATCTGTCCATGGAAGGCCGCATGACGGTCTGTAACATGGCCATCGAAGGCGGCGCACGCGCTGGCATGATCGCGCCGGATCAAACCACATTTGACTATGTCAAAGGCCGCCCACACGCCCCCAAAGGCGCACAATGGGAAGCCGCGCTAAACTGGTGGAAAACGCTTTACACCGACGAAGGCGCGCATTTCGACAAAGTTGTGACCCTGAAAGGCGAAGACATTCAGCCGGTTGTGACTTGGGGCACCTCGCCTGAGGATGTTCTGCCGATCACCGCAACCGTCCCACACCCGTCCGACTTCGAAGGTGGCAAAGTCGACGCGGCGGCACGTTCCATTGAATATATGGGGCTGACTCCGGGCCAGAAACTGACCGACATCGAAATCGACACCGTGTTTATCGGGTCCTGCACCAATGGCCGTATCGAAGATCTGCGTGCCGTGGCTGATGTGGTCAAAGGCAAAAAGATCAAAGACGGCATGCGTGCCATGATCGTGCCCGGCTCTGGTCTGGTGCGCGCCCAAGCCGAAGAAGAGGGTCTGGCGGATATTTTCCAAGAGGCCGGCTTTGAATGGCGTTTGGCGGGCTGTTCCATGTGTCTGGCGATGAACCCCGATCAGCTGAGCGAAGGCGAACGCTGCGCGGCCACATCCAACCGCAACTTCGAAGGTCGCCAAGGCTACAAAGGCCGCACGCACCTTGTGTCCCCCGCCATGGCAGCCGCGGCTGCATTGACCGGGAAACTGACTGACATCCGGGAGCTGATGTAA
- the leuD gene encoding 3-isopropylmalate dehydratase small subunit, which yields MEKFEKLSGIAAPMPLVNIDTDMIIPKVFLKSIARTGFGKNLFDEMRYNRDGSEIPDFVLNKPQYREASILVAGDNFGCGSSREHAPWAIADFGIKCVISTSFADIFFNNCFKNGILPVVLPQEQVDLLMKDAEKGANARIEVDLVEQTITSSDGEVISFEVDAHKKHCLLEGLDDIGQTMAKVSSIEAFEAKASQDRPWV from the coding sequence ATGGAAAAGTTTGAAAAACTGTCCGGAATTGCGGCACCTATGCCGCTGGTGAATATCGACACCGATATGATCATCCCCAAAGTGTTCTTGAAATCCATCGCCCGCACCGGGTTTGGCAAGAACCTGTTTGACGAAATGCGCTATAACCGCGACGGCAGCGAAATCCCTGATTTTGTGCTGAACAAACCGCAATATCGCGAAGCATCCATTCTGGTCGCCGGCGATAATTTCGGCTGTGGCTCGTCGCGGGAACACGCCCCTTGGGCCATCGCGGATTTCGGCATTAAATGCGTGATCTCAACCTCGTTTGCCGACATTTTCTTCAACAATTGCTTTAAAAACGGCATCTTGCCTGTGGTTCTGCCACAGGAACAGGTCGATCTGTTGATGAAAGACGCGGAAAAAGGCGCCAATGCCCGGATCGAAGTCGATCTGGTTGAGCAAACCATCACCTCTTCGGATGGCGAAGTCATTTCGTTCGAAGTCGACGCTCACAAAAAGCATTGCTTGCTCGAAGGTCTGGACGATATCGGCCAAACCATGGCCAAAGTGTCCAGCATCGAAGCATTCGAAGCCAAGGCCAGCCAAGACCGCCCTTGGGTTTAA
- a CDS encoding endonuclease/exonuclease/phosphatase family protein, giving the protein MVLSTAIAHADTLRVATFAAPLSRDGPGLLLRDLTKGDAQIDAIAAIIAQTSPDILLLTNFDYDYDGVTLRTFADHLAGLGASYPYLFATRPNSGTPTGVDMDGNGRLGEARDAQGYGRFAGDGGLAILSRAPILTDQVQDYTDRLWQSYDWAEMPVMHDSPFPSAMALSLQRLSSTAHWVVPIDTKDGPITLLAFSATPPVFDGPEDRNGLRNRDEIRFWQHFLDGELGPVPQSHFVLLGNANLDPHDAEGRTETIQSLLNDPRLQDPEPRSEGGQSSQSPDHSGDPSLDTVDWPEDGPGNLRVSYVLPSADWVVEDSGVFWPDDPGLLGDDGLAAGSHRLVWVDLRR; this is encoded by the coding sequence GTGGTTCTATCCACAGCCATCGCCCACGCAGACACCCTGCGCGTTGCCACCTTTGCCGCCCCGCTTAGTCGCGACGGTCCGGGTTTGTTGCTGCGGGATCTTACCAAGGGCGACGCGCAGATCGATGCCATTGCCGCAATCATTGCCCAAACGTCGCCTGACATTCTGCTGCTCACCAATTTTGACTATGATTATGACGGCGTAACTTTGCGCACCTTTGCCGATCATCTGGCCGGGCTTGGTGCGTCTTATCCCTATCTCTTTGCCACCCGGCCCAATTCTGGGACGCCAACCGGCGTGGATATGGATGGCAATGGCCGACTGGGCGAAGCGCGCGATGCCCAAGGATATGGCCGTTTTGCAGGCGATGGCGGGCTGGCGATCCTGTCGCGCGCGCCAATCCTCACGGATCAGGTGCAGGATTACACCGATCGTCTGTGGCAGAGCTATGACTGGGCCGAAATGCCCGTTATGCACGATAGCCCCTTTCCGTCGGCCATGGCCCTGTCCCTGCAACGATTGTCCAGCACCGCCCATTGGGTTGTGCCGATCGACACCAAAGATGGCCCCATAACGTTATTGGCTTTTTCAGCCACTCCGCCTGTTTTTGATGGACCCGAGGATCGAAACGGATTGCGCAATCGCGATGAAATCCGGTTTTGGCAACACTTTTTAGACGGTGAATTGGGGCCCGTTCCGCAATCGCATTTTGTGCTGCTTGGCAATGCCAATCTGGACCCACATGACGCCGAAGGCCGGACGGAAACCATCCAGTCCTTGTTAAACGATCCGCGTTTGCAGGATCCAGAACCCCGTAGTGAGGGCGGACAATCGTCCCAAAGCCCCGATCATTCCGGGGATCCCAGCCTTGATACGGTTGACTGGCCAGAAGATGGCCCCGGCAATTTGCGGGTGTCTTATGTGCTGCCCTCAGCCGATTGGGTGGTTGAGGATAGCGGTGTGTTCTGGCCTGATGATCCGGGCCTATTGGGCGATGACGGGCTTGCTGCTGGGTCGCATCGTCTGGTCTGGGTGGACCTGCGCCGCTAG
- a CDS encoding epimerase: MTDSVLILGANGKIGSRAAEAFWNAGWTVRRYERGTDMVTAAKGCDVIVNGLNPPAYHNWATLIPQITQQVIAAAKANGATVIVPGNVYNLDGQGGEWSEHTPHAPVTRKGKIREDMERAYQASGVQTIVLRAGDFIDPDGNGDMMQMVHLRNINKGRVVSPGDPDALHCYCYVPDWAQAAQMLAAKRHLLAQFEDVPFAGITMTTRELAHKLGDISERDLTLSGFPWAIMRLLSPFWELARELMEMRYLWNIPHRLNGGKLTELLPDFRPTHLDDVLSHALAAQVHPDQTMRPSSKPVIAQ; this comes from the coding sequence ATGACCGACAGTGTTTTGATTTTAGGGGCCAATGGCAAAATTGGCAGTCGCGCCGCCGAGGCGTTTTGGAATGCGGGTTGGACCGTGCGCCGGTATGAACGTGGCACTGATATGGTTACCGCCGCCAAAGGCTGTGATGTGATCGTCAATGGGCTGAACCCGCCCGCCTATCACAATTGGGCCACGCTGATCCCGCAGATCACCCAGCAGGTGATTGCCGCCGCCAAAGCCAATGGCGCAACCGTAATTGTGCCCGGCAATGTTTATAATCTGGACGGGCAGGGCGGGGAATGGAGCGAACACACGCCCCACGCGCCGGTGACACGCAAAGGCAAAATCCGCGAGGATATGGAACGCGCCTATCAAGCGTCTGGCGTGCAGACCATTGTATTGCGGGCCGGTGATTTTATCGATCCGGATGGCAATGGCGATATGATGCAGATGGTGCATCTTCGCAATATCAACAAAGGACGGGTTGTCAGCCCGGGCGACCCGGATGCGCTGCACTGCTATTGTTATGTGCCTGATTGGGCGCAAGCGGCGCAAATGCTGGCTGCGAAACGTCATCTGCTTGCGCAATTTGAGGATGTTCCATTTGCGGGCATCACCATGACGACCCGTGAGTTGGCCCATAAACTGGGCGACATTTCCGAGCGTGACCTAACATTGAGCGGCTTTCCGTGGGCGATCATGCGATTGCTGTCACCGTTCTGGGAATTGGCACGCGAATTGATGGAAATGCGCTATTTGTGGAACATTCCCCACCGGTTAAACGGGGGAAAACTGACCGAATTGTTGCCAGATTTCCGGCCAACCCATTTGGACGATGTCCTAAGTCACGCCCTAGCGGCGCAGGTCCACCCAGACCAGACGATGCGACCCAGCAGCAAGCCCGTCATCGCCCAATAG
- a CDS encoding LysR family transcriptional regulator, whose translation MNNPLSSLDWSLIRAFLAVAEHGSLSAAARHLGASQPTLGRQIKAIEAQLGADLFHRHSKGFELTPLGQSMLPPAQIMRDAAHQIDLKAAGQVDRLEGSVRITASVATSIYHMPDIISRLRQEEPRIQIDLVPSDESTNLLYREADIAVRMFKPQQLDLITQYLGELELGIFASHSYLQRRGAPQTLSELASHDIVGYDHNTAIIDGMAQAGIPATRDMFPVRCDDNAAYWELIKAGCGIGFAQRCVGNATPGMTELDFGLTIPGLPVWLTAHEAMRHTPRIRRVWDVLAESLKPLMG comes from the coding sequence ATGAATAATCCGCTCTCTAGCCTCGACTGGTCGCTGATCCGCGCCTTTTTAGCCGTCGCTGAACACGGCAGCCTGTCTGCCGCGGCCCGGCATCTAGGGGCATCACAACCCACGCTGGGACGGCAAATCAAAGCCATAGAAGCCCAATTGGGGGCTGACCTTTTTCATCGCCATTCCAAAGGGTTCGAGTTGACGCCACTGGGCCAATCCATGTTGCCGCCCGCCCAAATCATGCGGGACGCGGCCCATCAGATCGACCTGAAAGCCGCCGGTCAGGTCGATCGCCTAGAAGGCAGCGTGCGCATCACCGCCTCTGTGGCCACGTCGATTTATCATATGCCCGACATCATATCGCGCCTGCGCCAAGAAGAGCCGCGTATTCAGATCGATCTGGTGCCCAGCGATGAAAGCACCAACCTGCTCTATCGTGAGGCCGATATTGCGGTGCGGATGTTTAAGCCGCAGCAACTGGATTTGATCACGCAATATTTGGGTGAACTTGAGCTGGGGATTTTTGCGTCGCACTCTTATCTACAACGGCGCGGCGCCCCTCAGACCCTGTCAGAATTGGCCAGTCACGACATCGTGGGATACGACCACAACACCGCAATAATCGACGGCATGGCGCAGGCCGGCATTCCTGCCACGCGCGACATGTTTCCGGTGCGCTGCGACGACAATGCAGCCTATTGGGAACTGATCAAGGCAGGATGCGGCATTGGATTCGCCCAGCGCTGTGTGGGCAATGCCACACCGGGGATGACCGAGTTGGACTTTGGCCTGACAATACCGGGATTGCCCGTTTGGCTCACCGCCCACGAAGCCATGCGCCACACGCCCCGCATCCGCCGGGTCTGGGACGTTTTGGCAGAGTCGCTTAAACCCCTCATGGGTTGA
- the leuB gene encoding 3-isopropylmalate dehydrogenase, which yields MSNPSILILPGDGIGPEVMSEVKKIITWFGDKRDLTFDVSEDLVGGAAHDAHGVPLHDDTMAKAQEVDAVLLGAVGGPAYDDLDFSVKPERGLLRLRKEMDLFSNLRPAQCFDALADFSSLKKDIVAGLDIMIVRELTSGVYFGEPRGISEQNGERVGINTQRYTESEIRRVAISAFELAKRRNNRVCSMEKANVMESGILWRDVVTEVHKDYPEVELSHMYADNGAMQLVRAPKQFDVILTDNLFGDILSDCAAMLTGSLGMLPSASLGAPMENGRPKAMYEPVHGSAPDITGQGKANPIACILSFAMALRYSFDQGVEADRLEAAVEKVLADGVRTGDLLAGEGVTPVSTTEMGAAIIAALDASV from the coding sequence ATGTCGAACCCATCCATTCTGATCCTGCCCGGCGACGGCATTGGCCCCGAAGTGATGTCCGAAGTCAAAAAGATCATCACTTGGTTTGGCGATAAACGTGACCTGACATTTGACGTGTCTGAGGACCTGGTGGGCGGCGCGGCCCATGACGCGCATGGCGTGCCGCTGCATGACGACACGATGGCCAAAGCCCAAGAGGTGGACGCCGTTTTGTTGGGTGCCGTGGGTGGCCCGGCCTATGACGATCTGGATTTCAGCGTCAAACCAGAACGCGGCCTGCTGCGTCTGCGCAAAGAAATGGATTTGTTTTCCAACCTGCGTCCTGCGCAGTGTTTTGATGCGCTGGCTGATTTTTCATCCCTGAAAAAGGACATCGTTGCTGGTCTGGACATCATGATCGTGCGCGAATTGACGTCGGGCGTTTATTTCGGTGAACCGCGCGGCATCAGCGAACAGAATGGCGAACGTGTGGGCATCAACACCCAGCGCTACACCGAAAGCGAAATCCGCCGCGTGGCGATTTCTGCGTTTGAACTGGCCAAACGCCGCAACAATCGCGTGTGTTCCATGGAAAAAGCCAACGTGATGGAATCCGGTATCCTGTGGCGTGACGTTGTGACCGAAGTGCACAAAGACTATCCCGAAGTCGAACTGTCCCACATGTATGCCGACAATGGCGCCATGCAACTGGTGCGCGCGCCCAAGCAATTTGACGTCATCCTGACCGACAACCTGTTTGGCGACATCCTGTCCGATTGCGCCGCAATGCTGACCGGATCGTTGGGCATGTTGCCCTCTGCGTCGCTGGGTGCGCCGATGGAAAATGGCCGCCCCAAGGCGATGTACGAACCCGTACATGGCTCTGCGCCAGACATCACCGGTCAGGGCAAAGCCAACCCAATCGCCTGTATCCTCAGCTTTGCGATGGCGCTGCGCTATTCCTTTGACCAAGGCGTCGAAGCAGACCGCCTAGAAGCCGCGGTTGAAAAGGTGCTGGCCGACGGCGTACGCACCGGCGATTTGCTGGCTGGCGAAGGCGTCACACCTGTGTCCACCACAGAAATGGGCGCTGCGATCATCGCCGCGCTGGACGCATCTGTCTAA
- a CDS encoding ArsR/SmtB family transcription factor, with product MFWSRPKCQGLTFVGVVRDHLDMKEGPDITRIGAMIGDPTRANMLMALMSGRALTAGELAEASGVTAPTASGHLKQMVDAGLLWPRAQGRHRYYVLADDDVGHALEALMGLAAAKGHLRTRTGPKDPQLRAARMCYDHLAGAAGVQMFDALAAKNVLGGARDDIAVTAIGDQWITDFGMDANRLRQAKRPLCRTCLDWSERRSHLAGAFGAALVDRMFDLGWITREENSRVIRFSKTGQAAFNAAFPA from the coding sequence ATGTTTTGGTCGCGACCAAAGTGTCAGGGCTTGACCTTTGTGGGGGTGGTCCGTGATCATCTGGACATGAAAGAAGGACCAGATATCACCCGGATCGGAGCCATGATTGGCGATCCGACACGTGCCAATATGTTGATGGCGTTGATGTCTGGGCGTGCGCTGACAGCAGGTGAGTTGGCCGAGGCATCCGGGGTGACGGCCCCCACGGCATCAGGGCATTTGAAACAGATGGTTGATGCCGGGCTTTTGTGGCCACGCGCCCAAGGGCGGCATCGCTATTATGTGCTTGCGGATGATGATGTGGGCCATGCGCTTGAGGCGTTGATGGGGTTGGCCGCGGCCAAGGGCCATTTGCGCACGCGCACAGGTCCCAAAGACCCGCAATTGCGGGCGGCACGTATGTGTTATGACCATTTGGCGGGGGCCGCCGGGGTGCAGATGTTTGACGCATTGGCGGCAAAAAACGTGCTGGGTGGGGCGCGTGACGATATTGCGGTGACGGCGATCGGGGACCAATGGATCACGGATTTTGGCATGGATGCCAATCGGTTACGACAGGCGAAACGCCCCTTATGTCGAACGTGTCTGGATTGGAGCGAACGTCGATCCCATTTAGCAGGTGCCTTTGGGGCCGCGTTGGTGGATCGGATGTTTGATCTGGGTTGGATCACACGAGAGGAAAATTCCCGTGTGATCCGATTTTCAAAGACCGGGCAGGCGGCGTTTAACGCGGCCTTTCCAGCTTAG
- a CDS encoding NIPSNAP family protein — protein MITCIIRYHIDPAQKSNFETYARNWGQCIPRCGADLIGYFAPHEGSTTLAYGVYSLPSLADYETYRARLAADPLGQKNYEFAMDNGFIRREDRTFLKLASAPHGRDR, from the coding sequence ATGATCACCTGTATTATTCGTTATCACATCGACCCAGCTCAAAAATCCAACTTTGAAACCTATGCCCGCAATTGGGGGCAATGCATTCCACGTTGTGGCGCTGATTTGATTGGATATTTTGCCCCTCACGAAGGGTCCACCACATTGGCTTATGGGGTGTATTCCCTGCCATCCCTTGCGGATTATGAAACCTATCGCGCCCGATTGGCTGCCGATCCGCTGGGGCAGAAAAACTATGAATTTGCCATGGACAACGGGTTTATCCGCCGCGAAGATCGCACATTCCTGAAACTTGCCTCTGCCCCACATGGGAGGGATCGATGA
- a CDS encoding antibiotic biosynthesis monooxygenase codes for MIAVIFEVDPAEGQMAPYLDIAATLRGDLETIDGFISVERFESLTHPGKILSLSFFRDENAVAEWRNLNSHRQAQAAGRNGVFAGYRLRVAQVLRDYTLTDRDQAPDDSQAHHTP; via the coding sequence ATGATCGCAGTCATATTCGAAGTAGACCCCGCCGAGGGCCAGATGGCCCCTTATCTGGACATCGCCGCCACGCTGCGCGGTGATCTGGAAACCATCGATGGGTTCATCTCGGTTGAACGGTTCGAAAGCCTGACACATCCCGGCAAAATTCTGTCGCTTTCGTTTTTCAGGGATGAAAATGCCGTGGCTGAATGGCGCAACCTAAACAGCCACAGACAGGCCCAAGCGGCGGGTCGCAATGGTGTTTTTGCCGGGTATCGTCTGCGTGTTGCCCAAGTTTTACGCGACTACACCCTGACGGATCGCGATCAGGCCCCGGACGACAGTCAGGCCCACCACACCCCTTGA
- a CDS encoding DMT family transporter encodes MSQSSTLKAVMLSLLAFGIFSTHDVIIRYLGGHYSPVQTLFFTSLMSFPLVTLMLVRDPTAGNLRPIHPWWLAARSLSMATGGLCAFYAFSVLPIAQAYAIFFTIPLLVTLLAIPVLGEKVGFHRAAAVIMGLVGVVIVVQPGQATLELGHLAAFGAAFSSALQSVIARKIGREERRVVMMLYPLAVTFVIMGAGMGFVYEPMPLTDLAAMGLVAIMGFGAALCLVGAYAIGEAAIVAPMQYSQIIWATFYGAVIFNESPGKSTLLGAGIIIGSGIYIVIRESMSGTSSNTPVLRTRSRSYAPGGFRISQVMRRKS; translated from the coding sequence ATGTCCCAATCAAGCACCCTCAAGGCGGTCATGCTGTCGCTGTTGGCCTTTGGCATTTTTTCGACCCATGACGTGATCATTCGCTATCTGGGGGGGCATTATTCCCCTGTTCAGACGTTGTTTTTCACGTCTTTGATGTCGTTCCCATTGGTTACTTTGATGTTGGTGCGCGATCCCACTGCGGGCAATTTGCGCCCAATCCACCCGTGGTGGTTGGCGGCGCGGTCTCTGTCGATGGCGACCGGCGGGCTGTGTGCATTTTATGCGTTTTCGGTGTTACCCATCGCCCAAGCCTATGCGATTTTCTTTACCATTCCATTGCTGGTCACCCTACTGGCCATCCCCGTTTTGGGCGAAAAGGTCGGGTTTCATCGCGCCGCCGCCGTGATCATGGGATTGGTCGGTGTGGTCATCGTTGTGCAACCGGGCCAAGCCACGCTGGAACTGGGCCATTTGGCCGCGTTTGGGGCGGCGTTCAGTTCTGCGTTGCAATCGGTGATCGCCCGCAAAATCGGCCGCGAAGAGCGCCGCGTTGTGATGATGCTCTATCCGTTGGCGGTCACGTTTGTGATCATGGGCGCGGGCATGGGGTTTGTCTATGAACCCATGCCGCTGACAGATTTGGCGGCCATGGGGCTGGTTGCGATTATGGGGTTTGGCGCAGCGCTCTGTCTGGTTGGTGCCTATGCCATCGGCGAGGCCGCAATCGTCGCGCCAATGCAGTATTCCCAGATCATCTGGGCGACGTTTTACGGCGCGGTCATTTTCAACGAGAGTCCCGGCAAATCCACGTTGCTGGGCGCGGGGATCATTATCGGCAGCGGCATCTATATCGTGATCCGCGAATCCATGAGCGGCACCTCTTCCAACACGCCAGTTTTGCGCACCCGGTCCCGGTCTTATGCCCCCGGCGGGTTTCGCATATCCCAAGTGATGCGCCGCAAAAGCTAG
- a CDS encoding GAF domain-containing protein, with product MQRRLSHADRVLETASSSSAAARSRLAASWHRSVVKHGLDPDERRGPDRIAQSALHHRRAALEKFMTVASPRLDNLFTLVGLSGCAVFLTDVDGVVLDQRLSDADAPVFDEWGLCAGADWSEEREGTNGIGTCLTEQRRVIIHQDEHFYARNTAMSCMDAPIYGSDGQIVAALDVSSARADQTEAFNRLIGAQVAQTARAIEEANFRAAFTTARIIVADSDDTDAATLLAINDDDLVIGATREARRVFGMDKSGTLPPRPAADILGRENGPTGFQKAERAAVIRALARANGNVSQAARQLGIGRATLYRRIKRLELDQS from the coding sequence ATGCAACGCAGACTTTCGCACGCCGATCGCGTCTTGGAAACGGCGTCGTCTTCTTCGGCTGCGGCGCGGTCCAGATTGGCGGCCAGCTGGCATCGTTCCGTGGTCAAACACGGGCTTGATCCGGACGAACGGCGTGGCCCTGATCGCATCGCACAATCCGCCCTGCATCACCGCCGCGCTGCGTTGGAAAAATTCATGACAGTGGCGTCGCCCCGGCTGGATAACCTGTTCACTTTGGTGGGTCTGTCGGGCTGTGCGGTGTTCCTAACGGATGTGGACGGCGTGGTGCTGGATCAGCGCCTGTCCGACGCCGACGCGCCGGTTTTTGACGAATGGGGCCTATGCGCTGGCGCTGATTGGAGCGAAGAACGCGAAGGCACCAACGGGATCGGCACCTGCCTGACCGAACAGCGCCGGGTGATCATCCACCAAGACGAACATTTCTATGCCCGCAACACCGCCATGTCCTGCATGGATGCGCCGATTTATGGCAGCGATGGCCAAATCGTCGCCGCGCTGGATGTGTCGTCAGCGCGCGCGGATCAAACCGAAGCGTTCAATCGCCTGATCGGCGCCCAAGTGGCCCAGACCGCCCGCGCCATCGAAGAGGCGAACTTTCGGGCGGCCTTTACCACTGCGCGGATCATCGTGGCCGATAGCGATGACACCGATGCGGCCACATTGCTGGCCATTAATGACGATGACTTGGTTATTGGAGCCACCCGCGAAGCGCGGCGTGTGTTTGGCATGGACAAATCAGGCACGCTACCCCCCCGTCCGGCCGCTGACATCTTGGGGCGCGAAAATGGCCCTACCGGGTTCCAAAAGGCAGAACGCGCCGCCGTGATCCGCGCCTTGGCCCGCGCCAATGGCAATGTATCCCAAGCCGCAAGACAGCTGGGCATTGGCCGCGCCACGCTGTATCGGCGGATCAAACGACTAGAATTGGATCAATCCTGA